In the genome of Desulfuromonas sp. DDH964, one region contains:
- a CDS encoding mannose-1-phosphate guanyltransferase, with protein MKAVLMAGGFGTRIQPLTINLPKPMIPLINRPIMAHIVDLLKGHGINDLILLLYHQPEIIKNYFGDGSEFGIHITYVTPLEDFGTAGAVKAAAKFLDERFLIISGDLLTDFDLSRVLAFHEANQALATVTLTSVKDPLQFGVVITDKDGRISKFLEKPGWGEVFSDTINTGIYVVEPEVLDLIPAGENRDWSKDVFPQMLAEGAALFGCTLQGYWADIGNTDAYLEATSDITSGRVAVPIQERQVGPNLYLGNEAEVGADHSRLEGMVVLGENTQVLGRARLKNCVVGRNCLIEDGCELENAVLWDNVYLRRGASIHGAVLCHRVRVGQEVVIEEGAVIGDETEIGDKALIKKDVKVWPRKVIEGGAIVTTNLIWGEKWRKSLFEGAMVRGLTNVELTPEFSAKLGAAYGSTLPKDAFILAGRDAIRASRMLKRSFVGGLLSAGINVRDAKMISLPVLRYKLATFGEVGGVHFRQSPDDPATTEILFFDGEGNEISSSMAKGIERIYYKENFRRVHFSEPGGIADIPKIYDYYREGFLRALDGELLRGSATKVVIDINHSPAGDLLPGLLNQLGCEVIELNSHLLDSKSGSTPEQVARSMDQLSKIVATLGATAGFWLGPSGERLKLIDETGAVLSDIEALTALTALVCRCAGPGSLAVPVAAPLTVEDLATEAGMTVKRTKSDGRSLVEMGHEPQVKFSAALDGRFAFPAFQANFDAMFTVAKVLEMLAGSGCSLGQLRRDLPQRHYLSAQLACSWDYKGGIMRRMSEDSVDLDASFIDGVKVNLGDAWALILPDQHRPLVHVVVEALDEKRATELFDSYCRKVEEWKQELAKE; from the coding sequence TTCGGCACCCGCATCCAGCCACTGACCATCAACCTGCCCAAACCGATGATCCCGCTGATCAACCGACCGATCATGGCGCACATCGTCGATTTGCTGAAGGGGCACGGCATCAACGACCTGATCCTGCTCCTCTACCACCAGCCGGAGATCATCAAGAATTATTTCGGCGACGGCAGCGAGTTCGGTATCCACATTACCTACGTCACCCCCCTGGAGGATTTCGGTACCGCCGGCGCGGTCAAGGCTGCGGCCAAGTTTCTCGACGAACGCTTTCTGATCATCAGCGGCGACCTGCTCACCGACTTCGACCTCTCCCGGGTTTTGGCCTTCCATGAGGCCAATCAGGCTCTGGCGACGGTCACTTTGACCAGCGTCAAGGACCCGCTCCAGTTCGGCGTCGTGATTACCGACAAGGACGGGCGGATCAGCAAGTTTCTCGAAAAGCCCGGCTGGGGAGAGGTCTTTTCCGACACCATCAACACCGGTATCTACGTCGTCGAGCCGGAGGTCCTCGACCTGATCCCGGCCGGCGAAAACCGCGACTGGTCCAAGGATGTCTTTCCCCAGATGCTCGCTGAGGGGGCCGCCCTCTTCGGGTGCACCCTGCAGGGGTACTGGGCGGATATCGGCAATACCGACGCCTACCTCGAAGCGACCAGCGACATCACCTCCGGCCGGGTGGCGGTGCCCATCCAGGAACGCCAGGTCGGCCCGAACCTCTATCTCGGCAACGAGGCCGAAGTGGGCGCCGACCATTCACGGCTGGAGGGGATGGTGGTCCTGGGTGAGAATACCCAGGTCCTCGGCCGGGCCCGGCTCAAAAACTGCGTGGTCGGCCGCAACTGCCTGATCGAAGACGGCTGCGAACTGGAGAATGCCGTTCTCTGGGACAACGTCTACCTGCGGCGCGGCGCCAGCATCCACGGGGCGGTCCTCTGCCACCGGGTCCGCGTCGGCCAGGAGGTGGTCATCGAGGAGGGGGCGGTCATCGGGGACGAAACCGAGATCGGCGACAAGGCCCTGATCAAAAAGGATGTCAAGGTCTGGCCGCGCAAGGTGATCGAGGGGGGCGCCATTGTCACCACCAACCTGATCTGGGGGGAGAAGTGGCGCAAGTCTCTTTTTGAAGGGGCGATGGTCCGCGGCCTGACCAATGTCGAGCTGACCCCCGAATTTTCGGCCAAGCTTGGCGCCGCCTACGGCTCGACCCTCCCCAAGGATGCCTTTATCCTCGCCGGCCGCGACGCCATCCGCGCCTCGCGCATGCTCAAACGCTCCTTTGTCGGCGGCCTGCTCTCGGCCGGCATCAATGTACGCGACGCCAAGATGATTTCGCTGCCGGTGCTGCGCTACAAGCTGGCGACCTTTGGCGAGGTCGGCGGCGTTCACTTCCGCCAGTCCCCCGACGACCCGGCAACGACCGAGATTCTCTTCTTTGACGGCGAAGGAAACGAAATCTCCTCGTCGATGGCGAAGGGGATCGAGCGCATCTATTACAAGGAAAACTTCCGCCGCGTCCATTTTTCCGAACCGGGCGGCATTGCCGATATTCCGAAGATCTACGACTATTATCGCGAGGGCTTCCTGCGCGCCCTCGATGGCGAGTTGCTGCGCGGCAGCGCCACCAAGGTGGTGATCGACATCAACCATTCGCCGGCCGGCGACCTGCTGCCGGGACTCCTCAACCAGCTTGGCTGCGAGGTGATCGAACTCAACTCGCACCTGCTCGACAGCAAGTCCGGCAGCACGCCGGAGCAGGTCGCACGCTCCATGGACCAGCTTTCCAAAATCGTCGCCACCCTCGGCGCCACCGCCGGCTTCTGGCTCGGCCCCTCCGGCGAGCGGCTCAAGCTGATCGACGAAACCGGGGCGGTCCTTTCCGACATCGAGGCCCTGACCGCCCTCACCGCCCTCGTCTGCCGCTGCGCCGGGCCGGGCTCGCTGGCCGTACCGGTGGCCGCGCCGCTGACGGTCGAGGACCTGGCCACCGAGGCCGGGATGACGGTTAAGCGGACCAAGAGTGACGGCCGCTCCCTGGTCGAGATGGGGCACGAACCGCAGGTGAAGTTCAGCGCGGCGCTGGATGGCCGTTTCGCCTTCCCGGCTTTTCAGGCCAATTTTGACGCCATGTTCACCGTCGCCAAGGTCCTCGAAATGCTCGCCGGCAGCGGCTGCAGCCTCGGCCAGCTGCGCCGCGACCTGCCGCAGCGCCACTACCTGAGCGCCCAGCTCGCCTGCTCCTGGGATTACAAAGGGGGGATCATGCGACGGATGAGCGAAGACTCGGTCGACCTCGACGCTTCCTTTATCGATGGCGTCAAGGTCAACCTCGGCGACGCCTGGGCACTGATTCTCCCCGACCAGCACCGTCCGCTGGTGCATGTGGTGGTCGAAGCGCTCGATGAGAAGCGGGCCACGGAATTGTTCGACAGCTATTGCCGCAAAGTCGAAGAATGGAAGCAGGAGCTGGCAAAGGAGTAG